Proteins encoded together in one Salvelinus namaycush isolate Seneca chromosome 26, SaNama_1.0, whole genome shotgun sequence window:
- the LOC120021502 gene encoding claudin-4-like: protein MLSACLEFLGMGLCLLGSFLVMVACGLPMWKVTAFIDMNIVIAQTIWDGLWMSCVVQSTGQMQCKMHDSMLALSQDLQTARALTVISAVLGVAGLVLTIAGAQCTNCIKTESVKAKVVNAGGVVYIISGLLVLVPLCWMANNIIVDFYNPDVSSSKKREIGAAIYIGWAATALLLLGGTLLCCSCPQGAKSAYPNKYAPTKTISANGDFDKKHYV, encoded by the coding sequence ATGCTCTCTGCGTGTCTGGAGTTCCTTGGGATGGGGTTGTGCCTACTGGGCTCGTTCCTGGTCATGGTCGCGTGCGGGCTGCCCATGTGGAAGGTGACGGCGTTCATCGATATGAATATCGTGATTGCGCAGACTATCTGGGACGGGCTCTGGATGTCGTGCGTGGTGCAGAGCACGGGTCAGATGCAGTGCAAAATGCACGACTCCATGCTTGCGCTCAGCCAGGACCTGCAGACGGCGCGCGCCCTCACGGTGATATCGGCGGTGCTGGGGGTGGCGGGGCTGGTGTTGACCATCGCTGGAGCACAGTGCACCAACTGCATCAAGACCGAATCGGTGAAAGCCAAAGTGGTGAACGCAGGTGGGGTGGTCTACATCATCAGCGGTCTATTGGTGCTGGTTCCCCTCTGTTGGATGGCCAATAACATCATAGTAGACTTCTACAACCCAGATGTGTCCTCGTCCAAGAAGAGGGAGATAGGAGCGGCCATCTACATTGGCTGGGCGGCCACAGCCCTGCTCCTTCTGGGGGGAACCCTGCTGTGCTGCTCCTGTCCCCAGGGGGCCAAGAGCGCCTACCCCAACAAATATGCCCCCACCAAGACCATCTCGGCCAATGGAGACTTCGACAAGAAACATTATGTgtag